GGGGCTCAGCCCCGGCGGCGCGCCAGCGCGAGGGTGCGGTGGGCGTCGGCCACGATCGCGGCGTCGATGAAGCGGCCGTCGGGGAGGGCCTGGGCGCCCGGGTGGGCGGCGGCGGCCTTCACGACGGCTTCGGCGGCGGCGATCTCGTCCGGGGTGGGGAGGTAGGCCCGCTCGATGACGGGGAGCTGGCGGGGGTGGATGGCCGCGCGGCCGAGGAAGCCCAGGGCGCGGCCGTGGGCGCAGGAGGCGGCGAGGCCGTCGAGGTCGCGGATGTCCGGGTGGACGGACTGGGCGGGCGGCGCCAGGCCCGCGGCGCGTGCGGCCACGACGATACGGGCGCGGGCCCAGTCCAGGCCGGTGTCGTCGCGTACGCCCAGGTCCCCTCGGAGGTCGGCCTCGCCGAGGGCGATACCGCGCAGCGCCGGGTGAGCGGCGGCGACGGCGAAGGCCTGCTCCACCCCGAGGGCCGTCTCCAGCAGCGCGTACAGGGGGAGGGCGCCGCCCTCGGCGGGGGCGGCCCGCTCCGCGACCCGTACGACGTCCGAGGGCGAGGCCACCTTCGGCAGACGCAGCCCCGACAGGCCGGGCAGCGCGGAGAGGGCCTTGAGATCGGCCTCGGCCGTGGGGCTGCCGAGGGCG
Above is a genomic segment from Streptomyces sp. R21 containing:
- a CDS encoding CoA ester lyase, with the protein product MTTPLALPIPFPTAFPLTWLYAPGDHPDVVAKALAAGADVVLIDLEDAVAPERKEYARAATAELLAEPPPVPVHVRVNALGSPTAEADLKALSALPGLSGLRLPKVASPSDVVRVAERAAPAEGGALPLYALLETALGVEQAFAVAAAHPALRGIALGEADLRGDLGVRDDTGLDWARARIVVAARAAGLAPPAQSVHPDIRDLDGLAASCAHGRALGFLGRAAIHPRQLPVIERAYLPTPDEIAAAEAVVKAAAAHPGAQALPDGRFIDAAIVADAHRTLALARRRG